Part of the Woronichinia naegeliana WA131 genome, CATACCCTTCCCTTTTTTCCTTGATATTGCGATAATCTAAGAAGGTCGTATCTCCGACTGATAGCATTATCTTATATTCTTCTACGGCGGCAGTTGTCATTTCACAGTGCGGCTCTATTATCTTGACAAAGTCTGTTTTCGGATTCCCAAAAATTCATAGGCCCTCTTTAACTCGTTTCCTCCCTTAAACACTTCTGATAAGGCTTTTCCAAACC contains:
- a CDS encoding transposase translates to MLEWWTKNFASCELGDERLNNRAFSIGKKLSEGFGKALSEVFKGGNELKRAYEFLGIRKQTLSR